Proteins from one Drosophila gunungcola strain Sukarami chromosome 3R, Dgunungcola_SK_2, whole genome shotgun sequence genomic window:
- the LOC128266188 gene encoding fatty acyl-CoA reductase wat: MDSGIQEFFKNKTIFITGGTGFLGKVITEKLLRTTEVNRIYSLIRPKRGKPIQERISTWEKDPVFEVLLRAKPDALQRVCPIAGDCLDPDLGISESDRRLLATEVQVVIHGAATVRFDEALHLSLAINVRATRLMLQLAKQMTRLVSYVHVSTAYSNCVVTDIAERFYPEHLECSSDQILALGELMSDEMLDKMSPALVGSFPNTYTYTKALAEDVILREADDLPLCIFRPAIIMSTYKEPLRGWVDNLFGPLALCFGGARGIMRVTTVDPKAKISIVPADFCVNVALACAWKTAQSSGHKQKANKPPIYTFAPSENNLLTYGDFIRSSVAYRDIIPLTKMLWYPFVLCISTTSLFPLAAFFFHTLPGYFIDLLLRLKGRKPILVDLYRKIHKNIAVLGPFSTTTWHFDMANTMALRDSMTKQDLSVYDFDMSRLDWDDFFKSAMYGMRLYIGKELPTAESIAKGLKLRLRLKILHYAFTSSLVSAAGFVLWSLAKLVV, encoded by the exons ATGGATAGCGGCATACAGGAATTCTTTAAGAACAAGACCATTTTCATAACGGGTGGCACAGGATTTTTGGGAAAAG TTATTACTGAGAAACTGCTGCGGACAACGGAGGTGAATCGCATATACTCGCTGATCAGGCCGAAGCGGGGTAAGCCCATCCAAGAACGCATCTCAACCTGGGAAAAGGATCCG GTGTTCGAGGTGCTCCTGCGGGCCAAGCCAGATGCCCTGCAGCGAGTGTGCCCCATTGCGGGCGATTGCCTGGATCCGGATTTGGGGATAAGTGAGTCGGATCGAAGGCTCCTGGCCACCGAGGTGCAGGTTGTCATCCATGGAGCTGCCACCGTGCGATTCGACGAGGCCCTGCACCTATCCCTGGCCATCAATGTGCGCGCCACCCGTCTGATGCTGCAGCTGGCCAAGCAGATGACCCGCCTGGTCTCCTACGTGCACGTGTCCACTGCCTACTCCAACTGCGTGGTGACCGACATCGCAGAGCGGTTCTACCCGGAGCACTTGGAGTGCAGTTCGGACCAGATCCTGGCCCTCGGCGAGCTGATGAGCGATGAGATGCTGGACAAGATGAGCCCTGCTCTGGTTGGCTCGTTCCCCAACACCTATACCTACACCAAGGCTCTGGCCGAGGACGTGATCCTGAGGGAGGCGGACGACCTGCCCTTGTGCATCTTTCGACCGGCGATCA TAATGTCCACCTACAAGGAGCCACTGCGTGGGTGGGTGGACAACCTATTCGGACCCCTGGCCCTGTGCTTCGGAGGAGCTCGGGGCATAATGCGTGTCACCACGGTGGACCCCAAGGCCAAGATTAGTATAGTCCCAGCCGACTTTTGCGTCAACGTTGCTCTGGCCTGTGCCTGGAAGACGGCGCAGTCATCTGGCCACAAGCAGAAGGCCAATAAGCCCCCGATTTACACATTTGCGCCGAGCGAGAATAATTTGCTGACCTACGGCGACTTCATTAGGTCATCGGTTGCGTATCGCGACATCATTCCACTGACCAAGATGCTGTGGTACCCGTTTGTCCTGTGCATCTCCACCACGTCCCTGTTTCCGCTGGCTGCCTTTTTCTTCCACACCCTGCCGGGCTACTTCATCGATCTGTTGCTGCGCCTCAAGGGCCGCAAGCCCATCCTCGTCGATCTCTACCGGAAGATTCACAAGAACATTGCTGTCCTTGGCCCCTTTTCCACAACCACATGGCACTTTGACATGGCCAACACGATGGCACTGCGGGACTCGATGACCAAGCAGGACCTCAGCGTGTACGACTTCGACATGTCGCGTCTGGACTGGGACGACTTCTTCAAGTCCGCCATGTACGGAATGCGACTGTATATTGGAAAGGAGCTGCCCACCGCAGAGTCCATTGCCAAGGGGCTGAAGCTGAGATTGCG CCTGAAGATCCTTCACTATGCATTCACATCCTCGCTGGTCTCTGCAGCTGGGTTCGTCCTGTGGTCGCTGGCCAAACTGGTAGTTTAA
- the LOC128252803 gene encoding ATP synthase mitochondrial F1 complex assembly factor 1, with the protein MACARKLLFRVFPNNSLSVHRTITMSAARRAEEAIEKLKESNPYYSKYAAKIAQLQQTSAEEFLDRVERVVNPIKDGQSQARSYSELLNPKQKLQAQKEQAELPHKKLTDIMKLELIADKGAEEISQIWLEYHKSKEVLAATLTTAQYETLMARAKEHPVFIIPLPRSEGFEFVMLQFAANTVHFTPLLAYQVHHENAPECLTMVHYTEVQDKGVVLMRGEYDNKVLTAQEAQCLANELQMFYLKPDEGKLRLLETFTRKPDEFKHMDLIKEVENIQLV; encoded by the exons ATGGCATGCGCCCGAAAATTGTTATTTCGCGTTTTCCCGAATAACTCCTTGTCTGTCCATCGCACCATTACCATGTCCGCCGCGCGCCGCGCCGAGGAGGCCATCGAGAAGCTGAAGGAGAGCAATCCCTACTACTCCAAGTACGCGGCCAAGATTGCCCAGCTGCAGCAGACGTCGGCGGAGGAGTTCCTGGATCGCGTGGAGCGTGTGGTGAATCCCATCAAGGATGGCCAGAGCCAGGCCAG GTCCTACTCCGAGCTGCTGAATCCCAAGCAAAAGTTGCAGGCCCAGAAGGAGCAGGCTGAACTGCCGCACAAGAAGCTCACCGACATCATGAAGCTGGAGCTGATTGCCGACAAGGGCGCCGAGGAGATCTCGCAGATCTGGCTGGAGTACCACAAGTCGAAGGAGGTTTTGGCCGCCACCCTCACCACTGCTCAGTACGAGACCCTCATGGCCAGGGCCAAGGAGCACCCCGTCTTCATCATCCCACTGCCCCGCAGCGAGGGCTTCGAGTTTGTCATGCTGCAGTTCGCCGCCAACACGGTGCACTTCACCCCGCTGCTGGCCTACCAGGTGCACCACGAGAACGCCCCCGAGTGCCTCACAATGGTCCACTACACCGAGGTCCAGGACAAGGGAGTGGTCCTGATGCGCGGCGAGTACGACAACAAGGTGCTCACGGCCCAGGAGGCTCAGTGCCTGGCCAACGAGCTGCAGATGTTCTACCTGAAGCCCGACGAGGGCAAGCTGCGCCTGCTGGAGACCTTCACCCGCAAACCGGACGAGTTCAAGCACATGGATCTGATCAAGGAGGTGGAAAACATCCAGTTGGTCTAG
- the LOC128252608 gene encoding fatty acyl-CoA reductase wat, which translates to METDIQRCFRSKTVFLTGATGFLGKVILEKLLRTTEVKRVYILVRPKRGVEIQERIITWSKDAVFELLHKSKPEALQRVWPIAGDCLESDLGISETDRRLLASEVQIVIHGAATVRFNEPLHVALAINTRATRLMLQLGREMGQLEAFVHISTAFSNCVIYDIKESFYPEHLNCSSDKVLGMSGLVSDELLDNMESALLASFPNTYTYTKALAEDVILKESAGLPLCIFRPAVIIAAHKEPISGWVDNMYGPMAILFGVARGVLRIATIDNNAEASLVPVDYCANLALASAWKTIEDCGRSKSPASPVIYQLAPNEKNKITHGEFIRHALDGRNNCPLTKMIWYPFIHCITVPWLYPLAAFFYHTLPAYFFDLALWLSGRKPRLVKVYQKIHKTISILGPFSCKSWRFDMHNTDRLRQAMSEEDRRMYYFDMVSLNWKEYFLQALRGMRQFLGNEAPTPESIAQGMKLIQRLKLLHHLLQIFLCLVAGFAVWSLVKLVV; encoded by the exons ATGGAAACCGATATTCAGAGATGTTTCAGAAGCAAAACGGTTTTTCTAACTGGTGCCACAGGCTTCTTGGGAAAAG TCATTCTCGAGAAGCTTTTGCGAACCACAGAAGTGAAACGTGTCTATATCTTGGTCAGACCAAAGCGTGGAGTTGAGATTCAGGAGCGGATTATCACATGGTCAAAGGACGCG GTGTTTGAATTGCTGCACAAGTCCAAGCCGGAGGCCCTGCAAAGGGTTTGGCCTATCGCAGGGGATTGCCTGGAGTCCGATTTGGGAATCAGTGAGACTGACCGAAGGCTTTTGGCCTCGGAGGTGCAGATCGTCATCCATGGAGCTGCCACTGTGAGATTTAACGAACCGCTTCATGTCGCCTTGGCCATCAACACCCGTGCGACGAGGCTCATGCTCCAACTGGGTAGAGAAATGGGACAGCTGGAGGCCTTTGTTCACATCTCCACTGCCTTCTCCAACTGCGTTATCTATGACATCAAGGAGAGTTTCTATCCCGAGCACCTCAACTGCAGTTCGGACAAGGTTCTGGGCATGAGTGGGCTGGTGAGTGACGAACTGCTGGACAACATGGAGTCTGCTCTGCTTGCGTCGTTCCCCAACACCTACACCTATACCAAAGCTTTGGCCGAGGATGTGATCCTGAAGGAATCGGCCGGCTTACCCCTTTGCATCTTTCGACCGGCAGTCA TCATAGCAGCCCACAAGGAGCCCATCTCCGGCTGGGTTGACAACATGTACGGACCGATGGCCATTCTGTTCGGGGTGGCTCGCGGGGTCCTTCGCATCGCCACGATCGACAACAATGCCGAAGCGAGCCTGGTGCCCGTGGACTACTGTGCCAATCTGGCTCTGGCCAGCGCTTGGAAAACCATCGAGGATTGCGGGAGGAGCAAGTCGCCGGCGAGCCCTGTCATCTAtcaattggcgcccaacgagAAGAACAAAATCACCCACGGAGAGTTCATTCGTCATGCTCTCGATGGACGCAATAATTGCCCGCTGACGAAAATGATATGGTATCCCTTCATCCACTGCATCACAGTGCCTTGGCTTTATCCTCTGGCAGCCTTTTTCTATCACACCCTGCCAGCCTATTTTTTCGATCTGGCTCTTTGGCTGAGTGGCCGGAAACCGCGACTGGTGAAGGTGTACCAGAAGATACACAAGACCATCAGCATCCTGGGTCCTTTCAGCTGCAAGTCCTGGCGCTTCGACATGCACAACACAGATCGACTGAGGCAGGCGATGTCGGAGGAGGATCGCCGGATGTACTACTTTGACATGGTCAGCCTCAACTGGAAGGAGTACTTTCTTCAAGCCCTTCGCGGCATGAGACAATTTCTGGGAAACGAGGCACCCACCCCGGAGTCCATAGCTCAAGGCATGAAGCTGATACAGAG GCTGAAGCTGCTCCATCACCTCCTACAGATCTTCCTCTGTTTAGTGGCCGGATTTGCTGTGTGGTCGCTGGTTAAGCTCGTAGTGTGA
- the LOC128252857 gene encoding neuropeptide F isoform X1, translated as MCQTMRCILIVCVALALLAAGCRVEASNSRPPRKNDVNTMADAYKFLQDLDTYYGDRARVRFGKRGALMDMLRNRELDNFNLGKNANNGGELVRALDEEEVY; from the exons ATGTGTCAAACAATGCGTTGCATCCTGATTGTCTGCGTGGCCCTTGCTCTTCTTGCCGCCGGCTGCCGCGTGGAGGCCTCGAACTCCAGACCGCCGCGGAAGAACGATGTCAACACCATGGCCGATGCCTATAAGTTCCTGCAGGATCTGGACACCTACTACGGGGACAGGGCCCGGGTTCGATTCGGAAAGCGGGGGGCCCTGATGGACATGCTGAGGAATCGCGAACTGGACAACTTTAATCTGGGAAAGAATGCCAACAACGGAGGAGAATTG GTCCGCGCTTTGGATGAGGAGGAGGTGTACTAA
- the LOC128252670 gene encoding synaptic vesicle glycoprotein 2A has product MEHFDLVMEEIGFGKVHVFATLTLGLLQMLTIHETMGMGIIGPASVCDLHMNQAQLASLTAAGFMGIICSSYFWGYITDKKGRRWTLLRTITLSNLCSVMSMFMVSFTGFFVTRFITCIFVAGPSFVAATYLSEFCSHRILIRTITHMYMFTGFAMVYCPGWASLFLSASFMEFEVDVVGSLTLRPWRVLGCLNIIPGVVAFFLLLHLPESPKFLLMIGDTQRGLATMEWISRKNTGRPLSDEQKEHLRTYQDHVEVKRRKGKHNFLLSMLNDAMPLFRKPFVGYFVCACLVMFVLGLLANGLGIWYTAMRNRCNMRQGNTEGMTFCRILFVPDMGPIVESESDLEAVCNDSFLGFNDSFILGAVYIVLYNLSWLSLFCVHKKVIFVFSLVAASTGGFLLIFVTNYTFQLFSLVFLIAFPGVTVGLLGGSLLGFVPTYIRGKALCISLMWCRCGAAIGAILVGSNIQDSCELILLAIAILPLIAACMEGYLPL; this is encoded by the exons atggagcaCTTTGACTTGGTGATGGAGGAGATTG GTTTTGGTAAGGTGCATGTTTTTGCTACCCTCACACTCGGTCTACTGCAAATGCTCACCATCCACGAAACAATGGGCATGGGCATCATCGGTCCGGCTTCCGTTTGCGATCTGCACATGAACCAGGCGCAGTTGGCCTCGTTGACGGCGGCCGGATTCATGGGCATCATCTGCTCCTCCTATTTCTGGGGCTACATCACCGACAAGAAGGGCCGGCGCTGGACCCTGCTGCGTACCATCACTCTGAGCAATTTGTGTTCCGTTATGTCCATGTTCATGGTCAGCTTCACCGGCTTCTTTGTGACGCGCTTCATCACGTGCATTTT TGTGGCAGGTCCTAGCTTCGTGGCCGCCACTTACCTGAGCGAGTTCTGCTCGCACCGAATCTTGATCCGCACCATCACCCACATGTACATGTTCACCGGCTTCGCCATGGTCTACTGCCCCGGCTGGGCCAGCCTGTTCCTGAGTGCGAGCTTTATGGAGTTTGAGGTGGATGTGGTGGGCTCCCTGACACTGAGACCTTGGCGCGTTTTGGGCTGTTTGAACATAATCCCGGGCGTGGTTGCCTTCTTCCTGCTGCTGCACTTGCCGGAGAGCCCCAAGTTTCTGTTGATGATCGGCGATACCCAGAGGGGCTTGGCCACGATGGAGTGGATATCCCGGAAGAACACCGGGCGTCCTCTGAGCGACGAGCAGAAAGAGCACCTGCGCACCTACCAGGACCACGTCGAGGTGAAACGGCGGAAGGGCAAGCATAACTTCCTGCTCTCGATGCTCAACGATGCGATGCCACTGTTCCGGAAACCCTTCGTCGGCTACTTCGTCTGCGCCTGCTTGGTTATGTTCGTGCTCGGTCTGTT GGCGAACGGCCTGGGCATTTGGTACACTGCCATGCGAAATCGATGCAACATGCGGCAGGGCAACACAGAGGGCATGACCTTTTGTCGCATACTCTTCGTTCCCGATATGGGGCCAATTGTTGAAAGTGAAAGTGACCTGGAGGCG GTCTGCAACGACTCCTTTCTGGGCTTCAACGACTCCTTCATCCTGGGAGCTGTCTATATCGTGCTGTACAATCTTAGCTGGCTGTCGCTCTTTTGCGTGCACAAGAAGGTGATATTCGTCTTCTCCCTGGTGGCCGCCTCGACAGGTGGTTTTCTCCTCATCTTTGTCACCAATTACACATTCCAACTCTTTTCGCTGGTGTTCCTAATCGCGTTTCCCGGCGTTACGGTTGGCCTGCTCGGCGGTTCCCTGCTGGGCTTCGTGCCCACCTACATCCGTGGCAAGGCACTGTGCATCAGCCTGATGTGGTGCCGCTGTGGTGCGGCCATTGGCGCCATCTTGGTGGGCTCCAACATCCAGGACAGCTGCGAACTGATCCTGCTGGCGATAGCCATACTACCTCTGA TTGCCGCTTGCATGGAGGGGTATTTGCCATTATAA
- the LOC128252549 gene encoding lysosome membrane protein 2, which translates to MKLFTNKNQRNAKLLRCAALGMTLLFFGSLVLIADPLQSILDAQLSLKPGALLHRLWLLPPIDVYINVYMFNYTNVDEFTAGRASKLQLQEVGPYVYKEVLSNHNITYNESNNTITYTPKREYVFAPERSVGDPKVDRIRAPNIPLMGVTTLASSLSMFASLGLSALTRQLNSQPMLEMSVHDYMWGYEDHLVQLAARFVPSWIDFANFGIMEKLFREGNESNVFNMNLPERKDNYGVKLPDAPRGYTVDSINGERGFKRWQYDEETNGTMCNRIWGSHDATLFPLDMDENDEFFLYRRTFCRRLPVKFNRTTSYNGLDAFEFVMEPDSFDSELDNANSSCYCKNNRCLKKGVGSVSPCYYNIPLAITYPHFMHADPSLLEPFEGLQPNESRFTSTFVVQPQLGAPMQGTHLRLQANQVVGKVSFNRMMAPFENMILPLLWVDLNIDVLCLSLRLLIHGIKWGFPLLQWSAALGMLLAGVYQLCSALMLCFWPPTKQFQKVDQAERGTAVQVIGVGLSLASGLRKPSLPLEPEEQLQLLFGGGSFKPKLAKA; encoded by the exons ATGAAACTatttaccaacaaaaaccagcGCAATGCAA AGCTGCTGCGCTGCGCTGCCCTCGGTATGACCCTGCTTTTCTTCGGGTCGCTGGTCCTCATCGCGGACCCACTTCAGAGCATCCTGGATGCG CAATTGAGCTTGAAGCCCGGTGCTTTGCTTCACCGACTGTGGCTGCTACCCCCCATCGACGTATACATCAATGTGTACATGTTCAATTACACCAACGTGGACGAGTTCACGGCGGGCAGGGCATCCAAGTTGCAGCTCCAGGAGGTGGGCCCTTACGTTTACAAGGAGGTTTTGAGCAACCACAACATCACCTACAATGAGTCCAACAACACGATCACCTACACGCCCAAACGAGAGTATGTCTTTGCGCCGGAGCGATCTGTTGGCGATCCCAAGGTCGACCGCATCCGAGCTCCCAACATCCCACTGATGGGTGTGACCACTCTGGCCTCCAGCCTGTCGATGTTCGCCTCCCTGGGACTGAGTGCCCTAACCAGGCAACTGAACTCACAGCCCATGCTGGAGATGAGTGTCCACGACTACATGTGGGGCTACGAAGATCACCTGGTGCAACTGGCCGCTCGTTTCGTGCCCAGTTGGATTGACTTTGCCAACTTTGGCATCATGGAGAAG CTCTTTCGGGAGGGAAATGAGAGCAATGTGTTCAACATGAACCTGCCGGAGCGCAAGGACAACTACGGGGTGAAGCTGCCGGATGCTCCGCGTGGCTACACCGTGGACAGCATCAATGGAGAGCGCGGATTCAAGCGTTGGCAGTACGACGAGGAGACCAA TGGTACCATGTGCAATCGCATCTGGGGCAGCCATGACGCCACCCTCTTCCCACTGGACATGGACGAGAACGACGAGTTCTTCCTGTACAGGCGCACTTTCTGCCGCCGCCTGCCCGTGAAGTTCAACCGCACCACCAGCTACAATGGTCTCGATGCCTTCGAGTTCGTGATGGAGCCGGACTCCTTCGACAGCGAGCTGGACAACGCCAACTCCTCGTGCTACTGCAAGAACAACCGCTGCCTCAAGAAGGGCGTTGGCAGCGTCTCACCCTGCTACTACA ATATTCCTTTAGCCATTACGTATCCGCATTTCATGCACGCCGATCCCAGTTTGCTGGAGCCATTTGAGGGGCTCCAGCCGAACGAGTCGCGCTTCACCTCCACCTTCGTGGTACAACcg CAACTGGGAGCTCCGATGCAGGGCACCCATTTGAGGTTGCAGGCCAACCAGGTGGTCGGCAAGGTAAGTTTCAACCGGATGATGGCGCCCTTCGAGAACATGATCCTGCCGCTGCTGTGGGTGGACCTGAACATCGACGTGCTGTGCCTGAGCCTGCGGCTGCTCATCCACGGCATCAAGTGGGGCTTCCCGCTGCTGCAGTGGAGCGCCGCCCTGGGAATGCTGCTGGCCGGCGTTTACCAGCTGTGCAGCGCCCTCATGCTCTGCTTCTGGCCCCCGACCAAGCAGTTCCAGAAGGTGGACCAGGCGGAGCGGGGCACGGCCGTGCAGGTGATCGGCGTTGGCCTCAGTTTGGCCAGCGGGCTGCGGAAGCCCTCGCTTCCGCTGGAGCCGGAGGAGCAGCTCCAGCTGCTCTTCGGCGGCGGCAGCTTCAAGCCCAAGCTGGCCAAGGCGTAA
- the LOC128252857 gene encoding neuropeptide F isoform X2 has translation MCQTMRCILIVCVALALLAAGCRVEASNSRPPRKNDVNTMADAYKFLQDLDTYYGDRARVRFGKRGALMDMLRNRELDNFNLGKNANNGGELEVY, from the exons ATGTGTCAAACAATGCGTTGCATCCTGATTGTCTGCGTGGCCCTTGCTCTTCTTGCCGCCGGCTGCCGCGTGGAGGCCTCGAACTCCAGACCGCCGCGGAAGAACGATGTCAACACCATGGCCGATGCCTATAAGTTCCTGCAGGATCTGGACACCTACTACGGGGACAGGGCCCGGGTTCGATTCGGAAAGCGGGGGGCCCTGATGGACATGCTGAGGAATCGCGAACTGGACAACTTTAATCTGGGAAAGAATGCCAACAACGGAGGAGAATTG GAGGTGTACTAA
- the LOC128266187 gene encoding fatty acyl-CoA reductase wat yields MDTGIQAFYKDKVVFLTGATGFLGKVIIEKLLRTTDVKRIYSMVRPKRGQDIQERIETWQKEPLFEVLLKSKPEALKRIATIAGDCLEPDLGISESDRQLLASEVQIVLHGAATVRFNEPLHVALAINTRATRLMLQLAKEMKHLEAYLHISTAFSNCVIFRIEEKFYPEHLTCDSEKVLAMSELLGDQMMDSLTPTLLGSYPNTYTYTKALAEDVILREAGDLPLSVFRPAIIIASHREPVAGWIDNLYGPIALIYGVSHGVLRVISIKKNGFSNLVPVDYCANVALASIWQTSKDKARRHPTKQKQPAIYTLAPNERNPLSNTEFVKFSFSCREAFPLVKMIWYPFLHCISTPYLYPLAAFFYHTLPGIFYDLALRVSGRKPRLVKLYRSIHINISLLTYFLHNSFYFETKSTDRLRALMSPEDQRIYNFDMEALVWKEYFQKALFGMRLYLGKEPPTQESVDQGRRLLRLLKILHFGLMTILLGIAGIVLWSLIKLII; encoded by the exons ATGGACACCGGCATCCAAGCGTTCTATAAGGACAAGGTGGTGTTCCTGACAGGTGCAACCGGATTTTTGGGAAAAG tAATAATTGAGAAACTTTTGCGAACTACGGATGTGAAACGAATTTACTCCATGGTCAGGCCCAAACGGGGACAGGATATTCAGGAACGCATTGAGACATGGCAAAAGGAACCA CTCTTTGAAGTCCTGCTGAAGTCGAAGCCCGAGGCTCTCAAGCGGATCGCCACGATCGCAGGCGATTGTTTGGAGCCCGACCTCGGCATCAGTGAGTCGGACCGCCAGCTGCTGGCCTCCGAGGTCCAGATCGTACTCCATGGAGCTGCCACAGTGCGATTCAATGAGCCGCTCCACGTGGCTCTGGCCATCAACACGCGGGCCACAAGACTAATGCTCCAGTTGGCCAAGGAGATGAAACACCTGGAGGCCTATTTGCACATCTCCACAGCGTTCTCCAACTGCGTGATCTTTCGAATCGAGGAGAAGTTCTATCCGGAGCACCTCACCTGCGATTCGGAAAAGGTCCTGGCCATGAGTGAGCTATTGGGTGACCAAATGATGGACAGTCTGACACCCACTCTGCTTGGATCCTACCCCAACACTTATACCTACACCAAGGCTCTGGCGGAGGATGTGATCCTTAGAGAAGCGGGGGACCTTCCTCTGAGTGTCTTTCGACCGGCAATTA TTATTGCCAGCCATAGAGAGCCAGTAGCCGGCTGGATTGACAATCTTTACGGACCCATAGCCCTAATTTACGGCGTGAGCCATGGAGTCCTGCGTGTGATCAGCATCAAGAAAAATGGCTTTTCCAACTTGGTGCCCGTGGACTACTGTGCCAATGTGGCTTTGGCCAGTATCTGGCAAACGTCCAAGGACAAAGCCCGACGGCATccgacaaaacaaaaacagccaGCCATTTACACTTTGGCACCCAATGAACGCAATCCACTGAGCAACACGGAGTTCGTAAAGTTCTCTTTTAGCTGTCGAGAAGCATTTCCGCTGGTTAAGATGATCTGGTACCCGTTTCTGCACTGCATCTCCACACCGTACCTGTATCCACTGGCCGCGTTCTTCTATCACACTTTACCAGGCATTTTCTATGATCTGGCCCTAAGAGTTTCGGGCAGAAAACCTCGTCTGGTGAAGCTTTACCGAAGTATTCACATCAACATTTCGCTCCTCACGTACTTTTTGCACAACAGTTTTTACTTTGAGACCAAGAGTACGGATCGATTAAGAGCGCTGATGTCTCCGGAGGATCAGCGAATATACAACTTCGATATGGAGGCATTGGTCTGGAAAGAGTACTTCCAAAAGGCCCTTTTTGGCATGCGACTTTACCTGGGTAAAGAACCTCCCACACAGGAATCCGTAGACCAGGGACGTCGATTGTTAAGATT ATTGAAGATCTTGCACTTTGGCCTGATGACCATACTGTTGGGCATTGCCGGAATCGTTCTGTGGTCattgatcaaattaataatttaa